A stretch of Edaphobacter lichenicola DNA encodes these proteins:
- a CDS encoding flavin monoamine oxidase family protein, protein MSLTRRVFLQRIAQIGGYSAAFTTMQALGLMPAVGQSPLPQLAADFGKGKKVIILGAGIAGMTAAYELRKAGFDCTILEARNRPGGRNWTVREGTKVEFTDGTTQTCDWQDGGYLNAGPARIPSIHTHILGYCHELGVPLEVEVNSSRSALMQSPKLNHGEPVQQRQVVYDTRGYLAELLTKAINQHTLDHELSKEDIGRLRDFLENFGDLGEDGRYTGTTRAGFITGPGAGPAKSVLHKPLNFSELLAADMSTGEFYEEQIDWQATMFQPIGGMDRIAYGFAKSLGDIIHYESPVVEITTSDQSVTVAYTRSGTPQTITADFCICTLPLPILAKTKNNFSPETQQAFTGMQMVPLYKIAWQSPRFWEKENNIYGGISFLKDKVDLVWYPTDKLFSPTGVLVAGFGSEQEIIGGLGGPATGKPSPFGALPTIEAKFEASRQAVETLHPGRSHLLTKPIYVAWSRIPYSLGCLANNFLPSSAPAYAQLEKPEGKTYFAGDYLSHLVAWQEGAVLSAHHAIERIAKQMQT, encoded by the coding sequence ATGAGCCTGACCCGACGTGTCTTCCTTCAGCGCATCGCCCAGATCGGCGGCTACTCCGCCGCATTCACCACCATGCAGGCGCTCGGCCTCATGCCCGCCGTCGGCCAGTCTCCACTTCCGCAACTCGCCGCCGACTTCGGCAAAGGCAAAAAAGTCATCATCCTCGGCGCAGGCATCGCCGGCATGACCGCCGCCTACGAGCTCCGCAAAGCCGGCTTCGACTGCACCATCCTCGAAGCCCGCAATCGCCCCGGAGGACGCAATTGGACCGTCCGCGAAGGCACCAAAGTCGAGTTCACCGACGGCACCACGCAAACCTGCGACTGGCAGGACGGCGGCTATCTCAACGCTGGCCCCGCACGCATCCCCTCCATCCATACCCACATCCTCGGCTACTGTCACGAACTCGGCGTCCCCCTCGAAGTCGAAGTCAACTCCTCCCGCTCCGCCCTCATGCAATCTCCCAAGCTCAACCACGGCGAACCCGTCCAGCAGCGCCAGGTCGTCTACGACACCCGCGGCTACCTCGCCGAGCTCCTCACCAAAGCCATCAACCAACACACCCTCGACCACGAGCTCTCCAAAGAAGACATCGGGCGCCTCCGCGACTTCCTCGAAAACTTCGGCGACCTCGGCGAGGATGGCCGCTACACCGGCACCACCCGCGCAGGCTTCATCACAGGCCCTGGCGCAGGCCCTGCCAAATCCGTTCTGCACAAGCCACTCAACTTCTCCGAGCTCCTCGCCGCCGACATGTCCACCGGCGAGTTCTACGAAGAGCAGATCGACTGGCAGGCCACCATGTTCCAACCCATCGGCGGCATGGATCGCATCGCATACGGCTTCGCAAAATCTCTCGGCGACATCATCCACTACGAATCTCCCGTCGTCGAGATCACCACGTCCGACCAAAGCGTCACCGTCGCCTACACCAGATCCGGCACACCCCAAACCATCACCGCCGACTTCTGCATCTGCACCCTGCCCCTGCCAATCCTCGCCAAAACGAAGAACAACTTCTCGCCCGAAACCCAACAGGCATTCACAGGCATGCAAATGGTCCCGCTCTATAAAATCGCCTGGCAGTCTCCGCGCTTCTGGGAGAAAGAGAACAACATCTACGGCGGCATCTCCTTCCTCAAAGACAAGGTCGACCTCGTCTGGTACCCCACCGACAAACTCTTCTCCCCCACTGGCGTCCTGGTCGCTGGCTTCGGCTCCGAGCAGGAGATCATAGGCGGCTTAGGCGGCCCTGCCACCGGCAAGCCCTCACCCTTCGGCGCACTCCCCACCATCGAAGCAAAGTTCGAAGCCTCCCGTCAGGCTGTTGAGACCCTTCACCCAGGCCGCTCCCACCTGCTCACCAAACCGATCTACGTCGCATGGTCCAGGATCCCATACTCCCTCGGCTGCCTCGCGAACAACTTCCTCCCCAGCAGCGCCCCGGCCTACGCACAGCTTGAAAAACCTGAGGGCAAGACCTACTTCGCTGGAGACTACCTCTCTCACCTCGTCGCCTGGCAGGAGGGCGCAGTCCTCTCCGCCCACCACGCCATCGAGCGCATCGCAAAACAGATGCAAACCTAG
- a CDS encoding SRPBCC family protein has translation MAVEGGVMEAGLLEVCLTRRVAAPPELVFAAWIDREQLAKWWGPKCFTNRVYQVDARVGGAILIDMQSPEGVVYPMTGRFVTIDRPHRLVFVTAAIDEHGKPMFEVKNTVTFTAARGGTEISLVARVIKTTSAAAPKHLAGMSEGWCQSLDRLSDLVVLV, from the coding sequence ATGGCGGTTGAAGGAGGAGTCATGGAAGCGGGGCTGCTTGAGGTCTGTCTTACGCGGAGAGTGGCGGCCCCGCCGGAGCTGGTGTTTGCGGCGTGGATCGATCGGGAGCAACTGGCGAAGTGGTGGGGGCCGAAGTGCTTCACCAACCGGGTGTACCAGGTGGATGCACGGGTCGGCGGCGCGATTTTGATCGATATGCAATCGCCGGAGGGAGTGGTGTATCCGATGACGGGGCGGTTTGTGACGATCGATCGGCCGCACAGGCTGGTGTTTGTGACGGCGGCGATTGATGAGCATGGCAAGCCGATGTTCGAGGTGAAGAACACGGTGACCTTTACCGCAGCGCGCGGCGGAACGGAGATCTCGCTGGTCGCTCGGGTGATCAAGACCACGTCTGCTGCTGCGCCGAAGCACCTTGCGGGAATGTCGGAGGGCTGGTGTCAGAGCCTGGATCGTCTGTCGGATCTGGTTGTGTTGGTTTAG
- a CDS encoding SRPBCC family protein → MPERRMGVVEKSAEREAAGRGLEDASEREIVLSRVFDAPREMVWEAWTDPKQVALWWGPKGFTTTIEEMDVRPGGVWKQVMHGPDGADYPNKCVFLDVVPYERLAYTLRGGRAGSPEVQFEKAVIFEDNGEDDGGGTRVTMRLTFASVEARDQNVRDYGSIEGAKQAFERLAEYLAGRFAGRQ, encoded by the coding sequence ATGCCGGAAAGAAGAATGGGAGTGGTAGAAAAAAGCGCTGAGCGGGAAGCTGCGGGGCGGGGACTGGAAGACGCCTCTGAGCGGGAGATTGTGTTGTCGCGTGTGTTCGACGCGCCGCGCGAGATGGTGTGGGAGGCCTGGACGGATCCGAAGCAGGTTGCGTTGTGGTGGGGGCCGAAGGGCTTTACGACCACGATCGAAGAGATGGATGTGCGGCCGGGCGGCGTGTGGAAGCAGGTGATGCATGGTCCTGATGGCGCAGATTATCCGAACAAATGTGTGTTCCTGGACGTAGTGCCGTATGAGCGGCTGGCGTACACGTTGCGCGGCGGCAGAGCGGGCTCGCCAGAGGTGCAGTTTGAAAAAGCGGTGATCTTTGAAGACAACGGAGAAGACGACGGGGGAGGAACGCGGGTGACGATGCGTCTAACCTTTGCCTCGGTTGAGGCTCGGGATCAGAATGTGCGTGACTACGGCTCGATTGAGGGCGCCAAGCAGGCCTTCGAAAGGCTGGCGGAGTATTTGGCGGGCCGGTTTGCGGGACGACAGTGA
- a CDS encoding SRPBCC domain-containing protein, with product MSTATVSQTVRAQQELQITRVFDAPRELVWKAWTDPDQMKLWFGPRDFVARNLTAEARPGGRWRNCLHSDGFDTGDGEKRRLDLWQGGEYLELVEPERLVFTFHWEEGTGLPEHDTVISITFEEKNGQTTMNFHQTFFVTEEDRDGHMKGWNSSFDKLNDLLREVSYGG from the coding sequence ATGAGCACAGCGACGGTATCTCAAACGGTGAGAGCTCAACAGGAGCTGCAGATTACACGGGTCTTCGACGCGCCACGCGAGCTGGTGTGGAAGGCGTGGACTGATCCGGATCAGATGAAACTGTGGTTTGGGCCGCGGGACTTTGTGGCTCGCAACCTGACGGCGGAGGCGCGGCCGGGCGGGAGGTGGCGTAACTGTCTGCATAGCGACGGCTTTGATACGGGAGACGGGGAGAAGCGGAGGCTGGATCTGTGGCAGGGCGGGGAATACCTGGAGCTGGTTGAGCCGGAGAGGCTGGTCTTCACGTTTCACTGGGAGGAGGGCACGGGTCTTCCGGAGCACGATACTGTGATTTCGATCACGTTTGAGGAAAAAAATGGGCAGACGACGATGAACTTCCACCAGACTTTCTTCGTAACTGAAGAAGATCGCGATGGGCATATGAAGGGCTGGAATAGCAGCTTCGATAAGCTCAATGATCTTTTGCGCGAGGTGAGTTATGGCGGTTGA
- a CDS encoding ArsR/SmtB family transcription factor, translating into MTDQISSTFAALADPTRRAILARLAMGETSVTEIAAPFEMSMPAISRHLKVLEKAGLITRGREAQWRPCKLKAEPLKQASDWLEEYRNFWEQSFDRLDEYLKTLQKKEKRDAGKKNGSGRKKR; encoded by the coding sequence ATGACAGATCAAATTAGCTCGACGTTTGCTGCATTGGCTGATCCGACCCGGCGGGCGATTCTTGCTCGGCTGGCGATGGGAGAGACCTCGGTTACGGAGATTGCGGCTCCGTTCGAGATGAGTATGCCGGCGATCTCACGGCACCTGAAGGTGCTGGAGAAGGCTGGGTTGATCACGCGCGGACGAGAGGCGCAGTGGCGGCCCTGCAAGCTGAAGGCGGAGCCTTTGAAGCAGGCGTCGGACTGGCTGGAGGAGTACCGCAACTTCTGGGAGCAGAGTTTCGATCGATTGGACGAGTATCTGAAGACCCTACAGAAAAAGGAGAAGCGAGATGCCGGAAAGAAGAATGGGAGTGGTAGAAAAAAGCGCTGA
- the ftsZ gene encoding cell division protein FtsZ yields MSNLPNDPHDPNGLNGPHDLRIHYHDEIPHGARIKVIGVGGGGNNAVNRMIAANVVGVEFIAANTDVQALQVSNAPVKLQLGVKLTSGLGAGANPDVGRRAALEDSDKIIEALEGADMVFVTAGLGGGTGTGAAPVIASLASEMGALTVAVVTRPFAFEGKRRMQQAERGMQELLESVDTVIVIPNEKLLAVAKDAGFFESFRIADDVLRQGVQGISDIITIPGVINRDFADVKTTMAGMGYAVMGTGVRSGANRAVEAAMAAMASPLLEAGAIDGARGILINITGSSSLKLSEVNEASSIIQNAAHEDANIIFGAVQDESMGDEVKITVIATGFKQQEMPQRRERMLAEATLPTMRYDVPIQPRVVSPRPAGTRFASEMEPAKETARPVHEHEVKEPVVKMETGASAELVPVPASVFDDDFFRAPAARGERAAEVNRVEVGHVERARDTHFSAPVRVQQEDVRSVTGDAGESSVRIPAFGSAAVAAADPAEPDELDIPAFLRRGN; encoded by the coding sequence ATGTCGAATCTGCCCAACGATCCTCACGATCCCAACGGTCTTAATGGTCCTCACGATCTCCGTATTCACTATCACGATGAGATACCGCATGGCGCGAGGATCAAGGTGATCGGCGTGGGTGGTGGCGGGAACAACGCTGTGAATCGAATGATTGCGGCGAATGTGGTGGGAGTGGAGTTTATTGCGGCGAATACGGATGTGCAGGCGCTGCAGGTTTCGAATGCTCCGGTGAAGCTGCAGCTGGGCGTGAAGCTGACGAGTGGGCTGGGCGCGGGTGCGAATCCGGATGTGGGACGGCGCGCTGCGCTTGAAGATTCGGACAAGATCATTGAGGCGCTTGAGGGCGCGGATATGGTGTTTGTGACCGCGGGGCTGGGTGGCGGGACGGGGACCGGGGCTGCTCCGGTGATTGCGAGCCTGGCGAGTGAGATGGGAGCGCTGACGGTGGCGGTGGTGACGCGGCCGTTTGCGTTTGAAGGCAAGCGGCGGATGCAGCAGGCAGAGCGCGGGATGCAGGAGCTGCTGGAGTCGGTCGATACCGTGATCGTGATTCCGAATGAGAAGCTGCTGGCGGTGGCGAAGGATGCTGGATTTTTTGAGAGCTTCCGGATTGCGGATGATGTGCTGCGGCAGGGCGTGCAGGGGATCTCGGACATCATTACGATTCCTGGCGTGATCAATCGCGACTTCGCCGACGTGAAGACGACGATGGCGGGGATGGGCTATGCGGTGATGGGGACGGGTGTGCGGTCTGGCGCGAATCGTGCGGTGGAGGCTGCGATGGCTGCGATGGCTTCGCCGCTGCTGGAGGCGGGAGCGATCGATGGGGCGCGGGGGATTCTGATCAACATCACGGGGTCGAGCAGCTTGAAGCTGAGCGAGGTGAATGAGGCTTCGAGCATCATTCAGAATGCGGCGCATGAGGATGCGAACATCATCTTCGGTGCGGTGCAGGATGAGTCGATGGGTGACGAGGTGAAGATCACCGTGATTGCGACGGGCTTCAAGCAGCAGGAGATGCCGCAGCGGCGGGAGCGCATGCTGGCCGAGGCGACGCTGCCGACGATGCGGTATGACGTGCCGATACAGCCTCGTGTGGTGTCTCCTCGACCTGCGGGTACGAGATTTGCCAGTGAGATGGAGCCGGCAAAGGAGACGGCCCGGCCGGTGCATGAGCACGAGGTGAAGGAGCCGGTTGTGAAGATGGAGACGGGTGCTTCGGCGGAGTTGGTTCCGGTGCCGGCGTCGGTGTTTGATGACGACTTTTTCCGGGCTCCTGCAGCTCGCGGGGAGAGAGCGGCTGAGGTGAATCGGGTGGAGGTTGGGCATGTTGAGCGGGCGAGAGATACTCACTTTTCGGCGCCGGTGCGAGTCCAACAGGAGGATGTGCGCAGTGTGACGGGCGATGCGGGGGAGTCCTCGGTTCGGATTCCGGCGTTTGGGAGCGCGGCTGTGGCGGCTGCGGATCCTGCGGAGCCGGATGAGCTTGATATTCCTGCGTTTCTGCGACGCGGGAACTGA
- a CDS encoding STAS domain-containing protein, protein MILEAELDRADTKTAVFRLTGRMTLGLRLREVESRITDVADKGVHKLILELSGVEFLDSAGLGLLMILYGKMKTHSGELRLVAPTERVLDVLKITCTDAILPIDPTLDAALAA, encoded by the coding sequence ATGATCCTCGAAGCCGAGCTGGACCGCGCCGACACAAAGACCGCCGTCTTCCGTCTCACCGGACGCATGACCCTCGGCCTGCGCCTGCGCGAGGTCGAATCCAGAATCACCGACGTCGCCGACAAAGGCGTCCACAAACTCATCCTCGAACTCTCAGGCGTCGAGTTCCTCGACAGCGCCGGACTCGGTCTCCTCATGATCCTCTACGGCAAGATGAAGACCCATAGCGGCGAACTTCGACTCGTCGCCCCCACCGAACGCGTCCTCGACGTCCTCAAGATAACCTGCACCGACGCCATTCTTCCCATCGACCCAACCCTGGACGCCGCCCTCGCAGCCTGA
- a CDS encoding GNAT family N-acetyltransferase, producing MILIQKIKLPIAGLEELHAEARKDGYGFIDTLVDEWASGANRFQATGEVLCGHLDHGQLVAVGGLTIDPFTPEPHTGRIRRVYVRSAWRNQGVGRALVSTLVEQAQKSFRHVRLRAENASAARLYERMGFTPIEDPGATHTLSF from the coding sequence ATGATCCTGATTCAAAAAATCAAGCTACCCATAGCAGGCCTGGAAGAGCTACACGCCGAAGCAAGAAAAGACGGCTACGGCTTCATCGACACCCTCGTTGACGAGTGGGCCAGCGGAGCTAATCGCTTCCAGGCTACAGGCGAAGTCCTCTGCGGTCACCTCGACCACGGCCAACTCGTCGCAGTCGGCGGGCTCACCATCGACCCCTTCACCCCCGAACCACACACAGGCCGCATCCGTCGCGTCTATGTCCGCTCCGCATGGCGCAACCAGGGAGTAGGCCGAGCCCTCGTCTCCACCCTCGTCGAACAAGCCCAAAAGAGCTTCCGCCACGTACGTCTCCGCGCCGAAAACGCCAGCGCAGCACGCCTCTACGAAAGAATGGGTTTCACTCCCATCGAAGACCCAGGCGCAACCCACACTCTCTCCTTTTGA
- the ftsA gene encoding cell division protein FtsA has product MNQKQDNLITVLDAGSTKSCVLVAELQDGVLRYRGHGVEPSRGMRKGLIAELGPAAEAINRAALTAERVAKAGIETAIVGIGGTHVRGVNSRGGISMGSRMREITREEVRAAVDRARSVALPPDREVLHLLPQEFILDDQPGIHDPVGMVGNRLEVNLHLSTCSGGVAQSVITCANRAGLEVMDTVYEGIAAAEAVLSADERELGVCMADIGSSTTELAVFFEGSIAHTAVLPIGGDHFTNDLAVGLHVTVEEAEYLKKMYGHCVVTAVPQLNEIEVGGNLAFSGGQPARMVRQRFLAEILEPRARELFTMLRDNLRQGGVLEALGAGCVVTGGGANMAGLLDNAESLLRVPARIGYPVPLSRMPAELAVPEFAAAIGMLLYTHRTQVRRASEEQGLKAKLKAIFAGSF; this is encoded by the coding sequence ATGAATCAGAAGCAGGACAATCTGATCACCGTGCTCGATGCGGGAAGCACGAAGAGCTGCGTGCTGGTGGCCGAGCTGCAGGACGGCGTGCTGCGGTATCGCGGACACGGCGTGGAGCCGTCGCGGGGGATGCGCAAGGGTTTGATCGCGGAGCTGGGGCCGGCGGCGGAGGCGATCAATCGTGCGGCACTGACGGCGGAGCGCGTGGCGAAGGCTGGAATTGAGACGGCGATTGTAGGCATTGGCGGGACGCATGTGCGCGGGGTGAACTCGCGCGGCGGCATCAGCATGGGCAGCAGGATGCGGGAGATTACGCGGGAGGAGGTGCGTGCTGCTGTGGATCGTGCGCGGTCGGTTGCGCTGCCCCCGGATCGCGAGGTGCTGCATCTGTTGCCGCAGGAGTTCATTCTGGATGACCAGCCGGGGATTCACGATCCGGTGGGGATGGTGGGGAACAGGCTTGAGGTCAATCTGCATCTGTCGACTTGCTCGGGTGGTGTGGCGCAGAGTGTGATTACGTGCGCAAACCGTGCTGGGCTCGAGGTGATGGATACGGTGTATGAGGGGATTGCCGCTGCTGAGGCGGTGCTGAGCGCCGATGAGCGGGAACTGGGCGTCTGCATGGCCGATATCGGGTCGAGCACAACGGAGCTGGCGGTGTTCTTTGAGGGCTCGATTGCGCATACGGCGGTGCTGCCGATTGGCGGAGATCATTTTACGAATGACCTGGCGGTTGGGCTGCATGTGACGGTTGAGGAAGCAGAGTATCTGAAGAAGATGTATGGGCACTGCGTGGTGACGGCGGTGCCGCAGTTGAATGAGATTGAAGTCGGCGGGAATCTTGCGTTTTCCGGAGGGCAGCCGGCGCGGATGGTGCGGCAGAGATTTCTGGCGGAGATTCTGGAGCCACGTGCGCGTGAGTTGTTTACGATGCTGCGGGATAATCTGCGGCAGGGTGGAGTGCTGGAGGCGCTGGGCGCGGGCTGCGTGGTGACTGGCGGCGGCGCGAATATGGCGGGGCTGCTGGACAATGCGGAGAGCCTGTTGCGGGTGCCGGCGCGGATCGGATACCCGGTGCCGCTGTCGCGGATGCCGGCGGAGCTGGCGGTGCCGGAGTTTGCAGCGGCGATTGGGATGCTGTTGTATACGCACAGGACACAGGTTCGGCGGGCGAGCGAAGAGCAGGGGCTGAAGGCGAAGTTGAAGGCGATCTTTGCGGGAAGTTTCTAG